The Paenibacillus macerans genome includes a window with the following:
- the spoIVB gene encoding SpoIVB peptidase produces MNPNLRKRMLGLLLAFFFCFIGTSAAKGHAPVLPDQLRLFQGQGTQISLALPVQAEVSVDRPDVIRLNGQPNPSMKVSLGHPLKLSSLRSGEAKLRMKLFGQIPLKTVKVNVIPDLKVIPGGQTIGVKVKSAGILVVGHHQVLTDTSKLSPGEAAGIEAGDLITHINGIKLKDVRDVAEIAEAAGKSKRPMQVTYQRDSKEYTTSLTPAFDKQDRAWRLGLYIRDSAAGVGTLTFYAPEQGVYGALGHIITDMNTQTPIVVGSGQILQSSVTSISKSESGEPGEKRAHFLKEGKMLGTIERNTHFGIFGKMSQNPEHSVYQKPVPVAFAEEVKEGPAEILTVVEGQRVERFKVEIVHVSKQSVPETKGLVLRITDPRLVEKTGGIVQGMSGSPIMQNGKLIGAVTHVFVNDPKSGYGCFIEWMLQDAGILERPQNTFQNLKAS; encoded by the coding sequence TTGAACCCGAACCTCAGGAAAAGAATGCTCGGTCTTTTACTTGCTTTCTTCTTTTGTTTCATCGGTACGTCCGCAGCAAAGGGACACGCGCCTGTTCTGCCGGACCAACTGCGCCTGTTCCAAGGCCAAGGCACGCAAATTTCGTTAGCACTTCCCGTACAGGCCGAAGTCAGCGTCGATCGGCCCGATGTCATCCGCTTAAACGGGCAGCCTAACCCTTCCATGAAAGTGTCTTTGGGACATCCGCTCAAGCTTTCGTCGCTTCGGAGCGGAGAAGCCAAACTCCGCATGAAATTATTCGGTCAAATTCCTCTTAAGACCGTAAAGGTCAACGTAATTCCTGATTTAAAAGTGATTCCCGGCGGTCAAACGATTGGAGTTAAAGTGAAATCAGCGGGAATTTTAGTGGTTGGCCACCATCAGGTGCTCACGGACACGAGCAAGCTGTCTCCCGGCGAGGCGGCGGGAATTGAGGCCGGAGATTTGATCACGCACATCAACGGCATTAAGTTGAAGGATGTTCGAGATGTGGCGGAAATCGCCGAAGCGGCCGGTAAGAGCAAACGACCGATGCAGGTAACCTACCAACGGGACAGCAAGGAATACACGACTTCTTTAACTCCGGCATTTGACAAGCAAGATCGCGCATGGCGGCTGGGGCTGTATATACGCGATTCAGCGGCAGGGGTAGGCACTTTGACGTTTTACGCTCCTGAACAAGGTGTATATGGGGCGTTAGGTCATATTATTACCGATATGAATACCCAAACGCCGATTGTCGTGGGCAGCGGTCAAATTTTGCAATCCAGCGTTACCTCGATTTCCAAAAGCGAAAGCGGGGAGCCCGGTGAAAAACGCGCCCACTTTTTGAAGGAAGGCAAAATGCTTGGTACTATTGAACGCAACACGCATTTTGGAATTTTCGGAAAGATGTCGCAAAATCCGGAGCACAGCGTTTATCAGAAACCGGTGCCCGTAGCGTTTGCCGAGGAAGTCAAAGAAGGTCCCGCTGAAATTTTAACGGTTGTGGAAGGACAGCGGGTCGAGCGTTTTAAAGTCGAGATCGTGCATGTTTCCAAACAAAGCGTGCCGGAAACGAAAGGACTGGTCCTGCGGATCACGGATCCACGGCTGGTCGAGAAAACCGGCGGGATCGTGCAAGGGATGAGCGGCAGCCCGATTATGCAAAACGGAAAGCTGATCGGCGCCGTGACCCATGTGTTTGTAAACGATCCGAAATCCGGTTACGGTTGCTTTATTGAATGGATGCTGCAGGATGCGGGAATATTGGAACGTCCCCAGAACACTTTCCAAAATCTTAAGGCGAGCTAA
- the spo0A gene encoding sporulation transcription factor Spo0A, which translates to MQKIEVLLADDNREFTNLLAEYISEQDDMIVSGIAYNGEEVLEMIENAAKVPDVLILDIIMPHLDGLGVLERIRDLNLNPQPKIIMLTAFGQENITQRAVQLGASYYILKPFDMEVLANRIRQLVGVQHMTTGGAPAAVFTKSNVVPLGKGKNLDANITSIIHEIGVPAHIKGYQYLREAITMVYNNIEILGAITKTLYPAIAEKFKTTPSRVERAIRHAIEVAWTRGNIDSISHLFGYTINISKSKPTNSEFIAMVADKLRIEHKVS; encoded by the coding sequence GTGCAGAAAATCGAAGTGTTGTTGGCGGATGATAACCGGGAATTTACGAATTTGCTTGCGGAATATATTTCGGAGCAGGACGACATGATCGTCTCCGGAATCGCCTATAACGGAGAAGAAGTGCTGGAGATGATCGAAAACGCGGCCAAAGTACCGGATGTTCTGATCTTGGATATCATCATGCCGCACCTGGATGGTTTGGGCGTGTTGGAACGTATCCGTGATTTGAATCTGAATCCGCAGCCTAAAATCATCATGCTGACTGCCTTCGGGCAAGAGAACATTACGCAGCGTGCCGTCCAGCTCGGCGCTTCTTACTACATTTTGAAGCCGTTTGACATGGAGGTGCTCGCCAATCGAATTCGTCAGCTCGTTGGCGTACAGCATATGACGACCGGCGGAGCTCCTGCGGCCGTCTTTACGAAATCGAACGTTGTTCCGCTTGGCAAAGGCAAAAACCTGGATGCGAATATTACTTCGATCATTCATGAAATCGGAGTTCCGGCGCATATTAAGGGTTACCAGTATTTGCGCGAAGCCATCACGATGGTTTACAACAACATCGAAATTTTGGGTGCCATCACGAAAACGCTGTATCCGGCGATCGCGGAGAAATTCAAGACGACGCCATCCCGTGTGGAACGCGCCATCCGGCATGCGATTGAAGTCGCCTGGACGCGTGGCAACATCGATTCCATCAGCCATTTGTTCGGCTACACGATCAATATTTCCAAATCCAAACCAACCAACAGCGAATTTATCGCAATGGTGGCCGACAAGCTGAGAATTGAGCACAAAGTGTCGTGA
- a CDS encoding ArsR/SmtB family transcription factor, which yields MEKDVHSFLSPDTLEKVSTIFKALSDPTRIKILYLLSEEECSVTHMSEVLNLSQSAVSHQLSMLRNLRLVKYRREANTLYYSCDDGHVISLLTQAIQHAKCD from the coding sequence ATGGAAAAAGATGTGCATTCGTTTTTGAGTCCGGATACGCTCGAAAAAGTTTCGACGATTTTCAAAGCGCTGTCGGATCCTACCCGAATTAAAATTTTGTATTTGCTCTCCGAAGAGGAATGTTCGGTGACGCATATGTCGGAGGTGCTGAACTTGTCGCAATCGGCGGTATCCCATCAGCTTAGCATGCTGAGGAATTTGCGCCTGGTGAAATACCGCAGGGAAGCAAACACGCTGTACTACAGCTGCGATGACGGGCATGTCATCTCGCTGCTGACCCAGGCGATCCAGCACGCTAAATGCGATTAA